In the Flavobacteriales bacterium genome, one interval contains:
- a CDS encoding aminotransferase class I/II-fold pyridoxal phosphate-dependent enzyme produces LKLNEIQDNVIVIDSVSKRYSMCGARVGALVTKNKTVLDAVMKFAQARLSPPTLGQIAGEFALDTPQSYFDEVNREYNLRRNVLVDGLNSIPGVLCPKPKGAFYCMARLPIDDSDRFCQWILENYQLEGKTVMMAPGSGFYASEGAGKNEVRLAYVLRQEDLIESVQIIREALHVYPGRTN; encoded by the coding sequence TCTGAAATTGAATGAGATCCAAGATAATGTTATCGTGATCGATTCTGTGTCGAAGCGTTATAGTATGTGCGGAGCCCGGGTCGGTGCATTGGTCACTAAGAACAAGACAGTATTGGATGCTGTGATGAAATTTGCTCAGGCCAGATTGAGTCCTCCTACACTAGGCCAGATCGCGGGAGAATTCGCCTTGGACACTCCTCAGAGCTATTTTGATGAAGTGAATAGAGAGTATAACTTGAGAAGAAATGTACTGGTAGATGGACTGAATTCCATCCCTGGAGTGCTTTGCCCGAAACCAAAAGGTGCATTTTACTGTATGGCCCGACTGCCGATCGATGATTCGGACCGTTTTTGCCAATGGATACTAGAAAATTACCAGCTAGAAGGTAAGACGGTGATGATGGCGCCAGGATCGGGCTTTTATGCCAGCGAAGGAGCCGGTAAGAACGAAGTAAGATTAGCCTATGTCCTAAGACAGGAGGATCTCATCGAATCGGTACAGATCATCAGAGAGGCATTGCATGTATACCCAGGAAGAACAAATTGA